From the Peromyscus leucopus breed LL Stock chromosome 8b, UCI_PerLeu_2.1, whole genome shotgun sequence genome, one window contains:
- the Iba57 gene encoding putative transferase CAF17, mitochondrial isoform X3 produces the protein MGWRLLTQDDGPALVPRGQLGDLQDYHMHRYQQGIPEGVRDLPPGTALPLESNLAFMNGVSFTKGCYIGQELTARTHHTGVIRKRLFPVRLEGPLPADGISPGTSVTVTATGQAAGKFRAGQGHVGLALLRSETIKGPLHIKTSESQQVAVTAAVPDWWPTAAK, from the exons ATGGGGTGGCGGcttctcactcaggatgatggcCCAGCCTTGGTGCCCAGGGGACAGCTTGGGGACCTCCAAGATTATCATATGCACCGGTACCAGCAAG GCATCCCCGAGGGGGTCCGTGACCTGCCCCCAGGGACAGCCCTACCTCTGGAGTCCAACCTGGCCTTCATGAACGGTGTGAGCTTCACCAAGGGCTGCTACATCGGGCAGGAGCTGACGGCCCGCACCCACCACACAGGCGTCATCCGTAAGCGTCTCTTCCCTGTGAGGCTCGAAGGCCCCCTGCCTGCCGATGGCATCAGTCCCGGCACCTCAGTGACGGTGACTGCGACAGGACAGGCAGCGGGCAAGTTCAGGGCCGGCCAGGGACACGTGGGACTGGCTTTGCTGCGGTCAGAGACCATCAAGGGTCCTCTCCACATAAAGACCTCCGAGAGCCAACAGGTGGCCGTGACGGCCGCAGTGCCGGACTGGTGGCCCACGGCAGCCAAGTAG
- the Iba57 gene encoding putative transferase CAF17, mitochondrial isoform X2, whose product MMLWCVAFPENPGTPMFLPSAWDIVFQTVLGLRWLRPWSLNQSLPFVENTHGPHSGGLDLTTFPGCHHLCVLPIGCWVAWASKEKLFKLSESTEEAPGYLLECDSSVLGTLQKYLAIYKIRRKVAVEPCPELHVWAVLPCGPQVPEAAPLEERVEATTILTRDPRTVRMGWRLLTQDDGPALVPRGQLGDLQDYHMHRYQQGIPEGVRDLPPGTALPLESNLAFMNGVSFTKGCYIGQELTARTHHTGVIRKRLFPVRLEGPLPADGISPGTSVTVTATGQAAGKFRAGQGHVGLALLRSETIKGPLHIKTSESQQVAVTAAVPDWWPTAAK is encoded by the exons ATGATGCTTTGGTGTGTAGCGTTCCCTGAGAATCCAGGCACACCCATGTTCCTCCCCTCAGCCTGGGACATTGTCTTCCAGACAGTGTTAGGGCTGCGGTGGCTCAGGCCCTGGAGCCTAAACCAGTCTCTGCCCTTTGTAGAGAACACGCATGGACCCCACTCTGGAGGCTTGGATCTGACTACATTTCCAGGATGTCACCATCTCTGTGTGTTACCAATAGGCTGCTGGGTGGCCTGGGCCAGCAAGGAGAAGCTATTCAA ACTCTCCGAGAGCACCGAGGAGGCACCAGGCTATCTCCTAGAGTGTGACAGCTCTGTGCTGGGCACCTTGCAGAAGTACCTGGCCATATATAAGATCCGGCGGAAGGTCGCTGTGGAGCCATGTCCAGAGCTCCATGTGTGGGCTGTGCTACCCTGTGGCCCTCAGGTCCCTGAGGCTGCACCACTAGAAGAGAGGGTGGAAGCCACCACCATCCTCACCCGTGACCCCCGGACTGTACGTATGGGGTGGCGGcttctcactcaggatgatggcCCAGCCTTGGTGCCCAGGGGACAGCTTGGGGACCTCCAAGATTATCATATGCACCGGTACCAGCAAG GCATCCCCGAGGGGGTCCGTGACCTGCCCCCAGGGACAGCCCTACCTCTGGAGTCCAACCTGGCCTTCATGAACGGTGTGAGCTTCACCAAGGGCTGCTACATCGGGCAGGAGCTGACGGCCCGCACCCACCACACAGGCGTCATCCGTAAGCGTCTCTTCCCTGTGAGGCTCGAAGGCCCCCTGCCTGCCGATGGCATCAGTCCCGGCACCTCAGTGACGGTGACTGCGACAGGACAGGCAGCGGGCAAGTTCAGGGCCGGCCAGGGACACGTGGGACTGGCTTTGCTGCGGTCAGAGACCATCAAGGGTCCTCTCCACATAAAGACCTCCGAGAGCCAACAGGTGGCCGTGACGGCCGCAGTGCCGGACTGGTGGCCCACGGCAGCCAAGTAG
- the Iba57 gene encoding putative transferase CAF17, mitochondrial isoform X1 — MAAALLLRGAAAGRRSPAWLWRPSWIPRRCLARGSGVRGSPEDSVAWTCFRLDERALLRVRGPDTAPFLLGLLTNELPLSGPPTGAAQPSARAAYAHFLNVQGRTMYDVILYGLSESTEEAPGYLLECDSSVLGTLQKYLAIYKIRRKVAVEPCPELHVWAVLPCGPQVPEAAPLEERVEATTILTRDPRTVRMGWRLLTQDDGPALVPRGQLGDLQDYHMHRYQQGIPEGVRDLPPGTALPLESNLAFMNGVSFTKGCYIGQELTARTHHTGVIRKRLFPVRLEGPLPADGISPGTSVTVTATGQAAGKFRAGQGHVGLALLRSETIKGPLHIKTSESQQVAVTAAVPDWWPTAAK; from the exons ATGGCAGCCGCGCTGCTGCTCCGGGGCGCGGCTGCGGGGCGCCGAAGTCCGGCCTGGCTCTGGCGGCCGAGCTGGATCCCGAGGCGCTGCTTGGCCCGTGGCTCCGGCGTCCGCGGCAGCCCGGAGGACAGCGTGGCCTGGACCTGCTTCCGGCTAGACGAGCGCGCCTTACTGCGCGTGCGCGGCCCGGACACGGCACCCTTCCTGTTGGGACTATTGACCAATGAGCTGCCGCTTTCGGGTCCTCCAACCGGCGCGGCTCAGCCCTCTGCGCGTGCGGCGTATGCCCACTTCCTGAATGTGCAGGGACGCACGATGTATGACGTCATCCTGTATGG ACTCTCCGAGAGCACCGAGGAGGCACCAGGCTATCTCCTAGAGTGTGACAGCTCTGTGCTGGGCACCTTGCAGAAGTACCTGGCCATATATAAGATCCGGCGGAAGGTCGCTGTGGAGCCATGTCCAGAGCTCCATGTGTGGGCTGTGCTACCCTGTGGCCCTCAGGTCCCTGAGGCTGCACCACTAGAAGAGAGGGTGGAAGCCACCACCATCCTCACCCGTGACCCCCGGACTGTACGTATGGGGTGGCGGcttctcactcaggatgatggcCCAGCCTTGGTGCCCAGGGGACAGCTTGGGGACCTCCAAGATTATCATATGCACCGGTACCAGCAAG GCATCCCCGAGGGGGTCCGTGACCTGCCCCCAGGGACAGCCCTACCTCTGGAGTCCAACCTGGCCTTCATGAACGGTGTGAGCTTCACCAAGGGCTGCTACATCGGGCAGGAGCTGACGGCCCGCACCCACCACACAGGCGTCATCCGTAAGCGTCTCTTCCCTGTGAGGCTCGAAGGCCCCCTGCCTGCCGATGGCATCAGTCCCGGCACCTCAGTGACGGTGACTGCGACAGGACAGGCAGCGGGCAAGTTCAGGGCCGGCCAGGGACACGTGGGACTGGCTTTGCTGCGGTCAGAGACCATCAAGGGTCCTCTCCACATAAAGACCTCCGAGAGCCAACAGGTGGCCGTGACGGCCGCAGTGCCGGACTGGTGGCCCACGGCAGCCAAGTAG